A single genomic interval of Bacillus sp. es.036 harbors:
- a CDS encoding MerR family transcriptional regulator, translating into MYSISEIAEMVDISAHTLRYYEKEGIIEPIRNDHGVRQFDEKHLKWLQFVKKLRETQMPVSQIKAYTHLFLEGEHTANARLKLLEDHQQFIRDQIETLLATDEMLTKKISTYKEQMEKSLM; encoded by the coding sequence ATGTACTCGATAAGTGAAATAGCCGAAATGGTAGATATAAGTGCCCATACCCTCCGCTATTACGAAAAGGAAGGGATTATTGAACCGATTCGAAACGATCATGGCGTGAGACAATTTGACGAAAAGCATCTAAAGTGGTTGCAGTTCGTCAAAAAATTAAGAGAAACTCAAATGCCCGTCTCTCAAATCAAAGCATATACGCATTTATTTCTTGAAGGAGAGCACACCGCGAACGCTCGCCTAAAACTTCTTGAGGATCATCAGCAGTTTATTCGTGATCAAATCGAGACATTGCTTGCAACGGACGAAATGCTAACGAAGAAAATTTCAACATATAAAGAACAGATGGAGAAATCATTGATGTAA
- a CDS encoding glycerate kinase family protein, translating to MNVLIAMDSFKGSLSSKDAGEAVKSGIKRVFPDSVVDVIPVADGGEGSLEAIQTLPGHFVTVPIHQLDGKKRSARYYRTEQAAYIESAEAVGLHLISSDNLEPSRLTSYGVGELIQDAEEKGAKDIYVFLGGTGTTDGGLGMLQALGYTCFDHSCEELPLHQNPLLDTASIRESSSKLNANLYIVTDVDNPYAGERGAAAVFGPQKGMKKEEIPTYDAALHRVANLLSLSTQKGAGAAGGIGGALYSLGATYVPGIEWMLELLKVEEKLAVADIAFTGEGKMDRQTAYGKVPSGVGKLAKKHHVPCFALAGQVVEPVDNLYETLSGILSIQQGCHSLEHALNPDVTKSQLAFSAEQVIRIWSSGRDK from the coding sequence ATGAATGTATTAATTGCGATGGACTCGTTCAAAGGTTCTTTATCCTCGAAGGATGCAGGTGAGGCGGTTAAGTCTGGGATTAAGCGAGTATTCCCTGATAGTGTTGTTGACGTTATTCCGGTAGCAGACGGAGGAGAAGGGTCATTGGAAGCGATCCAAACATTGCCGGGACACTTTGTAACAGTGCCGATCCACCAGCTAGACGGAAAAAAACGAAGCGCTCGTTATTATCGAACAGAGCAAGCCGCGTACATTGAATCGGCTGAAGCGGTGGGGCTGCATTTGATTTCATCAGACAACTTAGAACCTTCACGTTTAACAAGCTATGGTGTTGGTGAGCTGATCCAGGATGCTGAAGAAAAAGGCGCCAAAGACATATACGTCTTCCTGGGAGGGACGGGGACCACCGATGGAGGGCTAGGAATGTTACAAGCCCTAGGGTATACGTGTTTTGATCATTCATGCGAAGAACTTCCTCTCCACCAGAATCCTTTACTAGACACCGCATCCATCCGTGAAAGTAGTAGTAAGCTAAATGCGAATCTTTATATCGTGACGGATGTGGACAACCCTTATGCAGGTGAACGTGGAGCTGCTGCTGTTTTTGGACCGCAAAAAGGTATGAAGAAAGAAGAAATTCCGACTTATGATGCTGCTCTTCATCGTGTAGCAAATCTTCTTTCTCTATCGACTCAAAAAGGAGCTGGAGCGGCAGGAGGGATTGGTGGAGCACTCTATTCTCTAGGGGCGACTTATGTCCCTGGAATTGAGTGGATGCTTGAACTGCTAAAAGTAGAAGAAAAGCTTGCAGTGGCTGACATCGCTTTTACTGGGGAAGGGAAAATGGATCGTCAAACTGCTTATGGGAAAGTTCCGTCTGGAGTTGGAAAACTTGCGAAAAAACATCATGTTCCATGCTTTGCATTAGCAGGGCAGGTTGTTGAACCGGTGGATAACTTGTATGAAACATTATCGGGAATACTTTCGATTCAACAAGGGTGTCATTCATTAGAACATGCGCTTAACCCAGACGTAACTAAATCTCAGCTGGCCTTTTCAGCGGAACAAGTGATACGTATCTGGAGTAGCGGAAGAGACAAGTAG
- the mngA gene encoding PTS 2-O-a-mannosyl-D-glycerate transporter subunit IIABC, which yields MNLQNVTSLDLIKINQHYATKREAIESLTEALEVAGKLSDKDQYFNAVLDREKLSPTGFEGGLAIPHGKSKGVKEAAFAVATVKKPIEDWESVDPTNQVDLVFLLAIPEAEAGSTHVSLLAELVTRLSDSTYKDQLVKMKTASELYEALGDAEDKPAEKEDAGEETRPLVLGVTACPAGIAHTYMAAEALMKAAKEMNVRMKVEKQGANGIEGRHSKKDLSEAIGVIFANDVAVKDQERFKHLPTVKTNVASPMKNGKGLIEKVLQKKQSTVSNMEHLDEMSEDEDHKPFKTEIKDSILTGISYIIPIIVAGGMISAFATLIAQGFGLEDVLATEGSWLFQVKTLGGLLLSTLMVPILAAYMAYSIADKPGLGPGFAAGVAANMIGSGFLGGMLGGFLAGYLLKYMKQKIKPSGTFAGFVSFWVYPVLGSLITILIMLFVVGEPVTWLNETLLNWLDGMTGTNAIILGALIGGFVSFDLGGPVNKAAYTFCIGAMASGNFIPYATFASVKMVSAFSVTAATIIANKSFSQSEKAVGKQTWILGLAGITEGAIPFMINDPLRVIPSLVAGSAVTGAIISVANIGLNVPGAGIFSLALLQGGMGGVMNAVIWFGAAVIGAAISTILLILTRKQKIKKYGYEKALKQQAA from the coding sequence ATGAATCTACAGAATGTCACTTCTCTCGATTTAATAAAGATTAATCAACATTACGCTACAAAACGTGAAGCGATTGAATCATTAACGGAAGCGCTAGAAGTAGCAGGTAAACTATCAGATAAAGATCAATACTTCAATGCAGTCTTAGATCGAGAAAAGCTTTCACCTACAGGTTTTGAAGGTGGACTTGCAATTCCGCACGGTAAATCAAAAGGTGTTAAAGAGGCAGCCTTCGCTGTAGCAACGGTTAAAAAGCCAATAGAAGATTGGGAAAGTGTGGATCCGACAAATCAGGTTGATTTGGTTTTTCTACTGGCTATCCCTGAAGCGGAAGCAGGCTCAACACATGTGTCTCTCTTAGCAGAGTTAGTCACACGCCTATCTGATTCAACTTATAAAGATCAATTAGTCAAAATGAAAACAGCAAGCGAGTTATATGAGGCTCTTGGTGACGCTGAAGATAAACCGGCAGAGAAAGAAGATGCAGGTGAGGAAACTCGGCCGCTTGTGTTAGGTGTTACAGCCTGTCCAGCGGGGATTGCCCATACTTATATGGCAGCGGAGGCTTTAATGAAGGCTGCAAAAGAAATGAATGTAAGAATGAAAGTAGAGAAACAAGGTGCGAATGGTATTGAAGGTCGTCATTCAAAGAAAGATTTAAGTGAAGCAATTGGCGTAATTTTCGCGAATGATGTAGCAGTGAAAGATCAAGAGCGCTTCAAGCACTTACCAACAGTGAAAACAAATGTTGCGTCACCAATGAAAAATGGTAAAGGGTTAATTGAAAAAGTACTTCAAAAGAAACAATCTACCGTTTCAAACATGGAGCATCTAGACGAAATGAGTGAAGATGAAGACCACAAGCCTTTTAAGACCGAAATAAAAGATTCGATCCTTACAGGAATCTCGTACATTATTCCGATTATTGTTGCAGGTGGAATGATCTCGGCTTTTGCTACGCTTATTGCGCAAGGATTCGGATTAGAAGATGTGCTAGCAACAGAAGGATCATGGTTATTCCAGGTTAAAACGTTAGGCGGATTATTATTAAGCACACTAATGGTTCCAATTCTTGCTGCATACATGGCATACTCCATTGCGGATAAACCTGGTCTTGGACCTGGATTTGCAGCTGGTGTTGCAGCAAATATGATTGGCAGTGGATTCCTTGGCGGGATGCTTGGTGGTTTCCTTGCTGGTTATCTCCTGAAATACATGAAGCAAAAAATTAAACCTAGTGGTACTTTTGCAGGATTTGTAAGCTTTTGGGTATATCCGGTTCTTGGTTCTCTTATTACCATCCTAATTATGCTATTTGTCGTTGGTGAACCTGTTACGTGGCTAAATGAAACGCTACTTAACTGGCTTGATGGTATGACAGGAACGAATGCAATTATTCTAGGAGCTTTAATTGGAGGATTTGTATCCTTTGATTTAGGCGGTCCAGTAAATAAAGCCGCATACACATTCTGTATCGGAGCCATGGCGAGCGGTAACTTTATTCCTTATGCCACTTTCGCTTCAGTAAAAATGGTTTCCGCTTTCTCCGTTACAGCAGCTACCATCATTGCAAATAAATCGTTTAGTCAAAGTGAAAAAGCAGTTGGGAAACAGACGTGGATTCTTGGTTTAGCAGGAATTACGGAAGGAGCCATTCCGTTTATGATTAATGACCCATTACGCGTTATTCCTTCACTTGTAGCGGGATCAGCAGTGACCGGAGCGATTATTTCTGTAGCGAATATTGGGTTAAACGTACCTGGCGCAGGTATCTTCTCACTTGCTCTCCTTCAAGGAGGAATGGGCGGGGTTATGAATGCAGTCATTTGGTTTGGTGCCGCAGTGATTGGTGCAGCCATTTCAACGATCCTTCTTATCTTAACGAGAAAACAAAAGATCAAAAAATATGGATATGAAAAAGCATTAAAGCAACAAGCAGCATAA
- a CDS encoding MurR/RpiR family transcriptional regulator, which translates to MLSLEDRYRKFEFQLTDLEDQIIQYILQNKADVVNMSVQHLAQQTHTVPNSIMRLMKKLEYEGFTQLKLRLKDEMATKETKSRSFQYELERTMELTDKRLIQLAGEWIHQSQRLLVFGAGAHSYISELIVMNIKPFHKDVTFSEHRHENMAALQHFTKKDVVILLSQSGETRQTLDLGEYAHKQGAKIIGMSHIGESRLSEVADLMLYCYAPKEETNGYNTTNFVPMAMIARLLVESYRKLCV; encoded by the coding sequence ATGCTATCTTTAGAAGATCGATATCGTAAATTTGAATTTCAGTTAACAGATCTCGAAGATCAAATCATTCAATATATTCTTCAAAATAAAGCGGATGTTGTGAATATGTCGGTGCAACACCTTGCACAGCAAACTCATACAGTCCCGAATTCTATAATGAGACTTATGAAGAAATTGGAGTATGAAGGATTTACGCAATTGAAACTTAGGTTGAAAGATGAAATGGCAACGAAAGAAACAAAAAGCAGGTCTTTTCAATATGAATTGGAACGAACGATGGAACTAACGGATAAGCGATTGATACAATTAGCTGGTGAGTGGATTCATCAATCTCAACGTCTTCTAGTGTTTGGTGCAGGAGCACATTCATATATAAGTGAATTAATTGTAATGAACATCAAGCCTTTTCATAAAGACGTTACTTTTTCTGAACATCGTCATGAGAATATGGCAGCGTTGCAGCATTTCACTAAGAAAGATGTTGTCATTTTGCTGAGTCAATCTGGAGAAACGCGGCAGACCCTTGATCTTGGTGAATATGCGCATAAGCAAGGCGCAAAAATTATTGGTATGAGTCATATTGGAGAAAGTCGACTCAGTGAGGTAGCAGATTTGATGTTATATTGTTATGCGCCAAAAGAGGAAACAAATGGCTATAACACAACAAACTTTGTGCCAATGGCCATGATCGCGCGGTTATTAGTTGAGTCTTACCGTAAGCTCTGTGTATAA
- the mngB gene encoding mannosylglycerate hydrolase: MTKNVHIVPHMHWDREWYFSTEESRILLVNNMEEILTRLENDPDYPYYVLDGQTAILEDFFEIHPEQRERVKKLVQADKLVIGPWYTQTDEMVVGGESIVRNLYYGMKDSAEFGEPMKIGYLPDSFGQSAQMPQILNGFDIKYSIFWRGTSEHHGTDKTEFYWTAPGDSKVLVQLMPLGYAIGKYLPEEEEALQKRMDKYFTVLDRGATGDDVLLPNGHDQMPIQQNIYEVISVLEKLYPEREFFLSRYEDLLERIEKNEGLDEIYGEFLHGKYQRVHRSIYSTRADIKAANTRIENKLTNHLEPLASLAYKLGFEYHHGLIEPIWKEMMKNHAHDSIGCCCSDKVHAEIMARFQNAEERTDRLIDFYKRKITDHINTDRKEDRLVFFNLLPVEREEVTTTTVTTKFSSFKLIDDDGKELEYEILSTKIIDPGLIDRQIVHYGNYDPFVEFTIEVKTQLSGIGYQTYYVVETTDHQPILPSEDRRTVETSAYFIQFEQNGTLSLTDKETGRTHKGVLGLENVGDDGDEYDFSPLEGEKPRFSVDEITDAQISLQSTQQTHRATITYQWTLPEDLEARKLNGKRFETVDFHYELTIPAKGNVIEVSCNVINNVKDHRIRVLLPTQMASSFSFADQQFGTIERKVIDDGMSVWEKEDWDERPDAIYPFLSYVGLEDEEKSAVVMTNSVREYEIIGDRFDTIAVTLFRSVGVLGKEELVRRPGRPSGIKLPTPDSQMIGEYQFDFGFAYVKGNRDEAKIAQLAKRYVSPFISYNKIPHNAMKLNQEHILVPSTFTLFSFEETNLVMSTLKKAELDEGLLIRYYNPTVREEMVQLEHEAIQKVNEVNLNEVKTNASPIEASVELSPSQVRSFLIQ; encoded by the coding sequence ATGACAAAAAACGTCCACATCGTCCCTCACATGCATTGGGATCGAGAATGGTACTTTTCAACAGAAGAATCACGCATTTTACTCGTGAATAATATGGAAGAGATTTTAACAAGGTTAGAAAACGATCCTGATTATCCTTATTATGTACTAGATGGACAAACAGCGATTCTAGAAGATTTCTTTGAAATTCACCCGGAGCAAAGAGAACGCGTGAAGAAACTTGTTCAAGCGGATAAGTTGGTCATTGGACCGTGGTACACGCAAACAGATGAGATGGTCGTAGGTGGAGAATCCATTGTACGAAATCTATATTACGGTATGAAAGACAGTGCAGAATTTGGTGAGCCAATGAAAATTGGCTACCTTCCTGATTCGTTTGGGCAATCTGCGCAAATGCCACAAATTCTGAACGGATTTGACATTAAATATTCGATTTTCTGGAGAGGAACTTCTGAACATCACGGAACTGATAAAACTGAATTCTACTGGACAGCTCCTGGCGACTCAAAAGTTCTTGTTCAACTCATGCCGCTCGGGTACGCCATTGGAAAGTACCTACCAGAAGAAGAGGAAGCACTGCAGAAGAGAATGGATAAATACTTTACGGTGCTCGATCGAGGTGCTACTGGCGATGACGTTCTGCTACCAAATGGACATGACCAGATGCCCATTCAGCAAAATATATATGAAGTCATTTCCGTACTTGAAAAGCTTTATCCAGAAAGAGAGTTTTTCTTAAGCCGTTATGAAGACTTGCTCGAGAGAATCGAGAAAAATGAAGGTCTTGATGAGATTTACGGTGAGTTTCTTCACGGTAAATACCAGCGTGTCCATCGTAGCATTTACTCAACTAGGGCAGATATTAAAGCAGCCAATACACGAATTGAGAATAAACTTACCAATCATCTAGAGCCACTGGCTTCACTTGCTTACAAATTAGGGTTTGAATATCATCATGGTTTAATTGAGCCGATCTGGAAGGAAATGATGAAAAACCATGCACATGATAGTATCGGTTGCTGCTGCTCTGACAAAGTTCATGCGGAGATTATGGCACGTTTCCAGAATGCTGAAGAACGGACAGATCGTTTAATCGATTTCTATAAACGTAAAATCACAGATCATATCAATACGGATCGAAAAGAGGATCGTCTTGTTTTCTTCAATCTTCTTCCTGTGGAGCGAGAAGAAGTAACAACAACAACGGTTACTACAAAGTTTAGTTCATTTAAACTAATAGACGACGATGGAAAAGAACTCGAATACGAAATTCTTTCTACAAAAATTATCGATCCCGGTTTAATTGACCGACAAATCGTGCATTACGGAAACTATGATCCATTTGTGGAATTTACAATTGAAGTGAAAACCCAACTTTCTGGCATCGGTTATCAAACGTATTATGTGGTGGAAACGACCGATCATCAGCCCATTCTTCCAAGTGAAGACCGTCGTACTGTTGAAACGTCTGCTTACTTCATTCAGTTTGAACAAAACGGTACACTATCACTAACTGACAAAGAAACTGGCCGAACTCATAAAGGTGTTCTTGGACTTGAGAATGTTGGTGATGATGGAGATGAATATGATTTCTCGCCTTTAGAGGGAGAAAAACCACGCTTTAGTGTCGATGAAATAACAGATGCTCAAATCAGCTTACAGTCAACCCAACAGACTCATCGTGCTACAATCACTTATCAATGGACTTTACCAGAAGATCTTGAAGCGAGGAAGCTGAATGGTAAACGTTTTGAGACGGTTGATTTTCATTATGAACTTACAATTCCAGCAAAAGGTAATGTGATTGAGGTTTCCTGTAATGTGATCAATAACGTGAAGGATCACCGCATCCGCGTCTTACTCCCAACACAAATGGCTAGCTCATTTTCCTTTGCAGATCAACAGTTTGGAACGATTGAACGCAAGGTTATTGATGATGGGATGAGTGTTTGGGAGAAAGAAGATTGGGATGAACGACCAGATGCAATTTATCCTTTCCTTAGTTATGTTGGCCTAGAAGATGAAGAAAAGTCAGCGGTTGTCATGACAAATAGTGTGAGAGAATATGAAATTATTGGAGATCGCTTTGATACAATTGCGGTAACGCTCTTTAGAAGCGTTGGTGTTCTTGGTAAGGAAGAGCTTGTTCGACGTCCAGGACGTCCGTCTGGAATTAAATTACCGACGCCAGATTCACAAATGATTGGCGAGTACCAATTTGATTTTGGCTTCGCTTATGTAAAGGGCAATCGAGATGAGGCCAAAATAGCTCAGCTTGCAAAACGGTATGTTAGTCCTTTCATTTCATATAACAAGATTCCTCATAATGCGATGAAATTAAATCAAGAACATATCCTGGTCCCATCTACCTTTACTCTATTTTCATTTGAAGAAACGAATTTGGTCATGAGTACATTGAAGAAAGCAGAGTTGGATGAAGGACTATTGATTCGCTATTATAATCCAACAGTTCGTGAGGAAATGGTACAGTTGGAGCATGAAGCTATTCAGAAAGTGAATGAAGTGAATTTAAATGAAGTGAAAACGAATGCATCTCCAATTGAAGCATCTGTTGAACTGTCACCAAGCCAGGTGAGAAGCTTCTTAATTCAATAG
- a CDS encoding ribonucleotide-diphosphate reductase subunit beta, with amino-acid sequence METIQKRKLYDVSAPNSSTGIINGKSSNVLNWDDVRFSWAYPMYKNMLGNFWTPFEINMSNDVKQWEALSKDEQDTFKKIIGLLAFLDSIQTDYSSKVADYLTDSSLSALMQVLSFQEVVHNQSYSYVLSSIVNKHEQDRIFEYWKHDDVLLERNQFIASGYEAFVQNPSPQTFFESIVYDIILEGLFFYAGFAFFYNLARNQKMVSTSTMINYINRDEQLHVTLFVNIVKELFKEHPELNNKENHAFITNTFREAAELEIKWGEYIIGDRFPGITMNELSAYIKFMANTRVNQLGIERPFEGHRENPMRWIKAYADVNAGKSDFFEQKSRQYTKVSDDNGFDDL; translated from the coding sequence GTGGAAACGATACAGAAAAGAAAGCTCTATGACGTGTCTGCACCGAATAGCTCAACAGGGATTATTAACGGTAAGAGCTCAAACGTTCTAAACTGGGATGATGTCCGGTTTAGCTGGGCCTATCCGATGTATAAAAATATGCTAGGAAACTTTTGGACCCCGTTTGAGATCAATATGTCAAACGACGTAAAGCAATGGGAAGCACTAAGTAAAGACGAGCAAGATACGTTTAAGAAAATCATTGGGCTTCTCGCTTTTCTAGACTCAATTCAAACTGACTATTCGAGCAAAGTAGCAGATTATTTAACAGATTCAAGCCTATCTGCGCTCATGCAAGTGCTCTCCTTTCAGGAAGTTGTGCACAATCAGTCCTATAGCTATGTGCTTTCTTCGATTGTCAATAAACATGAGCAGGATCGAATTTTTGAATATTGGAAGCATGATGACGTGCTCTTAGAACGTAATCAATTTATTGCATCTGGATATGAAGCATTTGTTCAGAATCCATCACCGCAAACGTTTTTTGAATCGATCGTATATGACATTATCCTTGAAGGACTATTCTTCTATGCTGGCTTTGCTTTCTTTTATAACCTTGCTCGAAATCAAAAAATGGTGTCGACTTCAACGATGATTAACTACATTAATCGTGATGAACAGCTTCACGTCACGTTATTCGTAAACATCGTGAAGGAACTTTTCAAAGAGCATCCTGAGCTTAATAACAAAGAGAACCATGCTTTTATTACAAACACCTTCCGAGAAGCAGCTGAGCTTGAAATCAAATGGGGAGAGTACATTATCGGTGATCGCTTTCCTGGTATTACAATGAACGAATTAAGTGCTTATATTAAATTCATGGCCAATACGCGCGTGAACCAGCTTGGAATCGAGCGTCCTTTTGAAGGGCATCGTGAGAATCCAATGAGGTGGATCAAAGCGTATGCCGATGTGAATGCTGGTAAAAGTGATTTCTTTGAACAGAAGTCACGCCAATATACGAAAGTGTCTGATGATAATGGGTTTGATGATTTATAA
- the proB gene encoding glutamate 5-kinase translates to MGKKRIVVKIGSSSLTNGRGEIDLNKLLDHVDALTLLRQEGHEVVLVSSGAVAAGFKQLGYPSRPVTLKGKQAAAALGQSLLIKSYIEEFNQRNISVAQILLTRPDFSNQERYKNAFDTLSELLARGVMPIINENDTVSTEELKFGDNDMLSALVSGLVHVDELIILTDVNGIYDSNPATNPDAVKYHSLTEIDDKMIEQAGGAGSSAGTGGMKSKLIAAQTALNLSVRVFIGHETGSEKLLRILSGVGDGTYISREKATSFPIKKQWIAMHSHVAGQLYIDEGAEKAIVLNGRSLLYNGIHHVVGSFDVGDVVEVFGINGKLGKGQVRYSSTFLENVIKNQESKSPTGEVIHRDQWVSEMLKS, encoded by the coding sequence ATGGGGAAGAAGCGGATTGTTGTCAAAATTGGGAGTAGTTCACTGACAAATGGGCGCGGTGAGATCGATTTAAATAAGTTATTGGATCACGTGGATGCACTTACGTTGCTTCGACAAGAAGGCCATGAGGTGGTTCTTGTTTCCTCAGGCGCAGTCGCAGCGGGATTTAAACAGTTAGGCTATCCTTCAAGACCAGTTACGTTAAAAGGTAAGCAGGCTGCAGCTGCTCTTGGACAAAGTTTACTCATTAAATCTTATATTGAGGAATTCAATCAGCGGAACATTTCAGTCGCTCAAATTCTGTTAACACGCCCTGATTTTTCAAATCAAGAACGATACAAAAATGCGTTCGATACGCTGTCTGAATTACTGGCAAGAGGTGTCATGCCGATTATTAATGAAAATGATACGGTCTCAACGGAAGAGTTAAAGTTTGGAGATAACGACATGCTTTCAGCTCTTGTAAGCGGCCTTGTTCATGTAGATGAGCTCATTATTTTAACGGATGTGAACGGCATTTATGATTCGAATCCGGCCACAAATCCTGATGCAGTCAAATATCACTCGCTGACAGAGATTGATGATAAGATGATTGAACAAGCCGGCGGCGCTGGATCGAGCGCTGGAACAGGAGGCATGAAGTCAAAGTTAATCGCAGCGCAGACTGCTTTAAACCTGAGCGTTCGCGTCTTTATCGGTCATGAAACTGGTAGTGAAAAGTTGCTTCGTATTCTTTCAGGCGTTGGAGATGGGACGTATATCAGTCGAGAGAAAGCAACATCTTTTCCGATTAAAAAACAATGGATTGCGATGCATTCTCACGTAGCAGGTCAGCTTTATATTGATGAAGGGGCGGAAAAGGCGATTGTTTTAAACGGGAGAAGCTTGCTATATAACGGTATTCATCATGTGGTTGGCTCTTTTGATGTAGGTGACGTAGTTGAAGTATTTGGAATAAATGGAAAGCTAGGTAAAGGACAGGTGAGATATTCTTCTACTTTCTTGGAGAACGTTATTAAAAACCAGGAGAGTAAGAGTCCCACAGGTGAAGTGATTCATCGAGATCAATGGGTGTCAGAGATGTTGAAGTCATAA
- a CDS encoding SDR family NAD(P)-dependent oxidoreductase, whose amino-acid sequence MKYTVITGASSGIGYESALAFAARGKNLVIAARRTQKLEELKSEVQKINSDLDVIIREADLSLNENVYAFYESLENIEIETFINNAGFGNFDPVGEQKLPKIETMLRLNNEALTILSSLFVRDYANVEGTQLINVSSGGGYTIVADAVTYCATKFFVSAFTEGLAQELQGQGAKMQAKVLAPAATETEFANRSMDVDNFEYEGTVPQFHTAKEMADFMLDLYDSNKVVGIVDGNTYEFQLKNPIYPYVARNR is encoded by the coding sequence ATGAAGTACACGGTTATTACAGGAGCAAGTTCAGGTATTGGGTATGAATCAGCACTCGCATTTGCGGCTCGCGGAAAGAACCTTGTAATCGCTGCACGTCGAACTCAGAAATTGGAAGAGCTGAAAAGCGAAGTACAGAAGATTAATTCTGATCTTGATGTGATCATTCGTGAAGCAGATCTATCACTTAACGAAAACGTCTATGCTTTCTATGAGAGTCTTGAAAATATTGAAATTGAAACATTTATCAATAATGCTGGATTCGGTAATTTTGATCCAGTTGGCGAACAAAAACTTCCAAAAATTGAAACGATGCTTCGTCTGAACAATGAGGCTTTAACGATTTTGTCATCCTTGTTTGTTCGCGATTATGCGAATGTCGAGGGAACGCAGTTAATTAACGTTTCCTCAGGCGGAGGCTATACAATCGTTGCAGATGCTGTGACATATTGTGCTACGAAATTCTTTGTCAGTGCCTTTACAGAAGGACTTGCTCAGGAGCTCCAAGGACAAGGCGCGAAAATGCAGGCAAAAGTTTTGGCACCTGCAGCAACAGAAACCGAATTTGCGAACCGTTCAATGGACGTTGATAACTTCGAATATGAAGGAACTGTTCCGCAGTTCCATACAGCTAAGGAAATGGCAGACTTCATGCTAGATCTTTACGATAGCAATAAAGTCGTTGGCATC